One region of Polynucleobacter sp. Adler-ghost genomic DNA includes:
- the recQ gene encoding DNA helicase RecQ, producing the protein MQSSQQILHDVFGFDQFRGAQESIVEHVVSGGDALVLMPTGAGKSLCYQIPSLVRRGVGVVVSPLIALMQDQVDALTQLGVKASFLNSSLDAVTSQKVTSQLLAGDLDLIYVAPERLMNPGFLSILDRLHAGPGIALFAIDEAHCVSQWGHDFRPEYRQLTVLHGRFPKVPRIALTATADTPTRAEIVERLSLESAEQFVSSFDRPNIKYRVLQKQSAKQQLEHFLDVEHADDSGIIYCLSRRSVEETAQWLQDRGWDAMPYHAGLSVETRSANQKRFLREEGVIMVATVAFGMGIDKPNVRFVAHLDLPKSMEGYYQETGRAGRDGLPANAWMAYGFGDVVSLRQMVDAGEASEDRKRVERQKLNALLGYCESTTCRHQTILRYFGEVHVGSCGNCDNCLEPVATWNATQEVQKALSCVYRTGQRFGVTHLIDVLLGKVTPRVKQYFHEQVSTFGIGVELNQTQWNSIYRQLVAGGYLDADIALHGGLKLVDNIALPVLRGEQEVWLRKETGYSKSRAAKPNARKGSTHPFNNITDEKLWEALKAQRTELAREQGVPPYVIFHDSTLQEMVKSTPATLDQFSRIGGVGQAKLERYGEHFIKVIQEHLEAN; encoded by the coding sequence TTGCAATCGAGTCAGCAAATACTTCATGATGTTTTTGGCTTTGATCAATTTCGTGGTGCTCAGGAGTCTATTGTTGAGCATGTAGTTTCTGGTGGTGATGCTTTGGTCCTCATGCCCACTGGTGCAGGTAAATCACTGTGCTATCAGATTCCATCACTTGTTCGACGTGGTGTAGGGGTAGTGGTTTCACCCTTAATCGCACTAATGCAAGATCAAGTGGATGCGCTAACTCAGTTAGGCGTTAAGGCTTCATTTCTGAACTCTAGTTTGGATGCAGTGACATCTCAAAAGGTGACTAGTCAATTGTTGGCTGGAGATCTTGATTTGATCTATGTAGCGCCAGAACGTCTAATGAACCCAGGTTTTCTATCCATACTCGATCGACTACATGCGGGACCTGGAATTGCCTTATTTGCTATTGATGAAGCGCACTGCGTTTCGCAATGGGGTCATGATTTCCGTCCAGAATATCGCCAGTTAACTGTTTTACACGGGCGCTTTCCGAAGGTGCCTCGTATTGCCTTAACAGCGACGGCAGATACGCCAACCCGCGCAGAAATTGTGGAACGTCTTTCATTAGAATCTGCCGAGCAGTTTGTCTCCAGCTTCGATCGACCCAATATTAAGTATCGAGTTCTGCAAAAACAGAGTGCCAAACAACAGTTAGAGCACTTCTTAGATGTCGAGCACGCCGATGACTCTGGAATTATTTATTGCCTATCTCGTCGCAGTGTAGAAGAGACTGCGCAATGGTTGCAAGACCGCGGGTGGGATGCTATGCCGTATCACGCAGGCCTTAGCGTGGAGACGCGCAGCGCCAATCAAAAACGCTTCTTGCGTGAAGAAGGCGTCATCATGGTTGCAACTGTAGCTTTTGGTATGGGGATTGATAAGCCCAACGTCCGCTTTGTGGCTCATCTAGATCTCCCTAAAAGTATGGAAGGCTATTACCAAGAAACTGGACGAGCAGGTCGTGATGGCTTGCCAGCCAATGCTTGGATGGCCTACGGATTTGGAGATGTGGTGAGCTTGCGGCAAATGGTAGATGCTGGTGAAGCCTCCGAAGATCGTAAGAGGGTGGAGCGCCAAAAACTCAATGCTTTGCTGGGCTATTGCGAATCTACGACTTGCCGACATCAAACGATCCTGCGCTACTTTGGTGAAGTGCATGTGGGTAGTTGCGGTAATTGCGACAACTGCCTAGAACCAGTAGCTACTTGGAATGCCACACAAGAAGTACAAAAAGCATTGTCATGTGTGTATCGCACAGGCCAACGCTTTGGTGTGACTCATTTAATTGATGTGCTGTTAGGTAAAGTGACTCCTAGGGTAAAGCAATATTTTCATGAGCAGGTGAGTACATTTGGCATTGGTGTAGAGCTCAATCAGACTCAGTGGAATAGTATTTATCGCCAATTAGTAGCTGGCGGATATTTAGATGCTGATATTGCATTGCATGGTGGCTTAAAGTTGGTAGATAACATTGCCTTGCCAGTGCTACGTGGAGAGCAGGAAGTTTGGCTACGAAAAGAGACGGGTTATTCCAAGAGCAGGGCCGCCAAGCCTAATGCAAGAAAAGGTTCTACACATCCCTTCAACAATATTACAGATGAAAAACTGTGGGAGGCACTCAAGGCTCAGCGGACTGAACTAGCACGTGAACAAGGGGTACCACCCTATGTGATTTTTCATGACAGCACTTTGCAGGAGATGGTGAAATCGACGCCCGCTACCTTAGATCAATTCAGTCGTATTGGTGGGGTTGGGCAAGCTAAGCTAGAGCGTTATGGAGAGCATTTTATTAAGGTCATTCAGGAGCATCTTGAGGCTAATTAG
- a CDS encoding YggT family protein: MLIQIANLLLQVLVSIIAGACLLRCYLQWLAFNLGSGQSRTIGAYVLPLSNWIVIPLRKLIPSIGRFDVASFLAAYLLVAAKTAILLLLSGAALTNISWLLLALIDLVDLILSGLVGLVFASVILSWLSAGSQIQYLVSLLVEPLLAPIRKAMPNFGALDLSPLLLLLILQVLQIVVSNLR, translated from the coding sequence ATGTTGATACAAATCGCCAATCTTCTCCTCCAAGTTCTCGTTAGTATCATCGCGGGCGCATGTCTACTGAGATGCTATCTCCAGTGGCTCGCGTTTAATCTGGGGTCGGGCCAAAGCAGAACAATCGGTGCATACGTGCTTCCACTGAGTAATTGGATTGTGATTCCACTTCGCAAGCTGATTCCAAGTATTGGTCGCTTTGATGTCGCTAGTTTTTTAGCTGCCTACTTACTGGTCGCAGCAAAGACAGCAATTCTTTTATTGCTCTCAGGAGCCGCTCTTACTAACATCTCGTGGCTTCTATTGGCCTTAATTGATTTAGTCGATCTGATACTTTCAGGATTGGTTGGCTTAGTTTTTGCAAGCGTGATTCTCTCTTGGCTTAGTGCTGGCTCCCAGATTCAGTACTTGGTCTCGCTACTAGTTGAGCCTCTACTGGCGCCAATCAGAAAAGCAATGCCCAATTTTGGAGCCCTAGATTTATCGCCCCTACTGCTACTCCTGATCTTGCAAGTTCTGCAGATTGTGGTGAGTAATCTCAGGTGA
- a CDS encoding glycosyltransferase, which translates to MSIVWGLKQRFIRTSYFHVLIPSNMITVVIASYKYGHLAAHCIESLLSQTKAPARILFVDDGAHDCGHLPDLYPDIEYILRSQNLGTVDNFHDVLMGIDTEYVLFIGADNWLRSDAIERLSNARADIVTYDIVVTGELKEEIHDRVPGETRSHQGDLYWDREGKHHGSMMYRTSLGQQVGYRERYADGIHPQEDWNLWDKMREQGATVASLNEGLLYYRRHRENFLKYDHLADTLEEEV; encoded by the coding sequence ATGTCTATTGTATGGGGTTTAAAGCAGCGCTTCATTCGGACATCATACTTTCATGTTCTAATCCCCAGCAATATGATTACTGTCGTTATCGCCTCTTATAAGTACGGCCACCTTGCAGCGCACTGCATTGAGTCCTTACTATCTCAAACAAAAGCTCCCGCCAGAATTCTTTTTGTCGATGATGGCGCGCATGATTGCGGCCATTTACCTGACTTATACCCCGATATTGAATATATTCTCAGGTCTCAGAATTTAGGTACTGTGGATAACTTCCATGATGTACTAATGGGGATTGATACGGAATACGTTCTTTTCATAGGTGCAGATAATTGGCTTAGATCGGATGCGATTGAGCGATTATCCAATGCGCGTGCAGATATTGTGACTTATGACATAGTGGTTACTGGCGAGTTAAAGGAAGAGATTCATGACCGCGTTCCCGGTGAGACTAGGTCTCACCAAGGAGATCTCTATTGGGACCGTGAAGGAAAGCACCATGGTTCGATGATGTATCGAACCTCCCTGGGTCAACAAGTGGGTTACAGGGAAAGATATGCTGATGGCATTCATCCACAAGAGGATTGGAATCTTTGGGACAAAATGCGAGAGCAGGGTGCAACTGTGGCCAGTCTGAATGAAGGCCTTTTGTACTACAGAAGACATCGTGAAAATTTTCTAAAGTACGACCATCTCGCTGATACTCTTGAGGAAGAGGTTTAA
- a CDS encoding dihydroneopterin aldolase, producing the protein MTSTACIELKDLRLHTQIGTYAPGATIPDEHLLNLTLWISTQLILISEDLMTQVFDYDPLVLEIDRLAADGHYETQERLVTRIVEACARYSEIKSLEISLRKTPVRESSGLLGIKLHLDESSLSATRAALA; encoded by the coding sequence ATGACATCAACAGCTTGCATAGAATTAAAAGATCTCCGCCTGCATACCCAAATTGGAACGTATGCGCCAGGCGCTACCATCCCTGATGAACATCTACTGAATCTGACTTTATGGATCAGCACTCAACTGATTTTGATTTCAGAAGATCTCATGACTCAGGTCTTCGACTACGATCCCCTTGTCCTAGAAATCGATCGTCTGGCTGCCGATGGACATTACGAGACTCAAGAAAGATTGGTCACTAGGATAGTTGAGGCATGTGCTCGCTATTCGGAAATTAAGTCTCTAGAAATTAGCCTCAGGAAAACTCCCGTGCGGGAGAGCTCAGGCCTATTGGGGATCAAGCTGCACCTTGATGAAAGCAGTTTGAGTGCTACAAGAGCAGCACTAGCTTAG
- a CDS encoding ABC transporter ATP-binding protein, translating into MNSARTLLSIQELEIDYPSRDGLGRVTAVKDLNLDLTQGEIGCLLGSSGCGKSTVLRAICGFEPVKAGKILLRDQVVSSTSTHLQPNQRKVGMVFQDFALFPHLSVLENIAFGLQHLSSNERSVVAMEWLKRVSLSDKADAYPHELSGGQQQRVALARAMAPEPDLILLDEPFSSLDIELRERLAGEMREILKTNNITALLVTHDQFEAFAIADKVGVMTDGKVLQWDAPYELYHKPANRYIADFIGRGVFLKGVVQANNKVRIELGELDLEEDRSAEVGKEIDVLLRADDIQHDDHSTLLAEVVRKTFRGADFLYTLKLASGIEIFAFVPSHHDHAIGERIGIHLVADHVVTFSK; encoded by the coding sequence ATGAACTCTGCTCGCACACTGCTTTCGATCCAAGAACTGGAAATCGACTATCCCAGTCGAGATGGTCTAGGTCGTGTTACTGCGGTTAAAGACCTTAATCTCGATCTTACTCAAGGTGAGATTGGCTGCTTATTGGGCTCATCTGGTTGTGGAAAATCCACCGTCTTGAGAGCAATTTGCGGGTTTGAACCCGTTAAAGCGGGAAAAATCCTCCTACGTGATCAGGTAGTGAGCTCGACCTCCACTCATCTCCAACCCAATCAAAGAAAAGTCGGTATGGTCTTTCAGGACTTTGCCCTCTTCCCCCATCTCAGTGTTTTAGAGAATATTGCCTTTGGCTTACAACACCTATCCAGCAATGAAAGATCTGTAGTGGCCATGGAGTGGCTTAAGCGGGTTTCGCTATCTGACAAAGCTGATGCATATCCTCATGAGCTCAGTGGCGGCCAACAGCAGCGTGTGGCACTAGCCAGGGCAATGGCACCGGAGCCAGATTTAATTTTGCTAGATGAACCTTTCTCGAGTTTGGATATTGAACTTAGAGAGCGTCTTGCAGGTGAGATGAGAGAAATTCTCAAGACCAATAACATTACCGCATTATTGGTCACTCACGATCAATTTGAAGCCTTTGCGATTGCCGATAAGGTCGGCGTCATGACGGATGGCAAAGTACTGCAGTGGGATGCCCCTTACGAGCTATATCACAAGCCAGCCAATCGCTATATTGCCGACTTTATTGGTCGCGGGGTATTTCTGAAAGGCGTGGTCCAAGCTAACAACAAAGTCAGAATTGAGTTAGGTGAGCTCGACCTAGAAGAAGATCGCAGCGCAGAAGTTGGCAAAGAAATCGATGTCCTCTTGCGCGCCGATGATATTCAGCATGATGACCACAGCACCCTGTTAGCAGAGGTAGTGCGTAAAACCTTTAGAGGCGCTGACTTCTTGTATACCCTCAAACTTGCTTCCGGTATTGAGATTTTTGCTTTTGTACCTAGCCACCATGATCATGCAATTGGTGAAAGGATTGGCATCCACTTGGTAGCTGATCACGTGGTGACCTTCAGCAAATAA
- a CDS encoding iron ABC transporter permease translates to MNRIVVPLALLLFLPLFGLAAPFLFPGKELLATGTLSHLWNFVLGGYIASTLVLIFGVGVGVFILGVGNAWIIASYDFPGKKIFEWALILPLAVPTYVMAYLFVDLLQFSGPIQSTLRAVLGVDALWFFPDPRSLSGAIWSFSFCLFPYVYLITRTAFLERSGRLIEVSETLGYSPLQGFVKLVLPMARPAIFAGMALALMEVLADFGAVSYFGVQTFATGIFKAWLSFGDRVAAVQLALGLLSFVLLIFFIEQSSRSKLRYASAARGKPLAKSLQGKKAFFAFAFCGSTLLCGFLIPAFALLQLLFKQGLTIDIRYLDWLGNSLSVSILTALISVALAIFFAYSVRMNASLSWVNRLLGFGYALPGAVLAIGILSFLEIFQLAWWMSASMLVLIYAYLVRFLSSSLQSVEAGLARITPSMDASAALLGLSKAQILKRVHVPLLKRSLITAGLFVFVDVMKELPATLLLRPFNFDTLAVATYQLAADERLAELALPSLTIVLVGLFPVLLLSRVISKS, encoded by the coding sequence ATGAATCGTATTGTGGTGCCACTTGCCCTGTTGTTATTTTTGCCCCTCTTTGGCTTGGCAGCACCTTTCCTATTCCCCGGGAAGGAGTTATTAGCTACTGGCACCCTCAGTCATTTATGGAACTTTGTGCTGGGTGGCTATATTGCCTCGACCTTAGTGCTAATTTTTGGCGTCGGAGTGGGAGTCTTTATCCTTGGGGTGGGTAATGCTTGGATCATTGCCAGTTATGATTTTCCAGGGAAAAAGATATTTGAGTGGGCCCTCATTCTGCCTTTGGCAGTGCCGACTTATGTCATGGCCTACCTCTTTGTTGATCTCTTGCAGTTTTCGGGTCCGATACAGAGTACGCTGCGCGCTGTGCTTGGAGTTGATGCGCTCTGGTTCTTTCCAGACCCGAGATCCTTAAGTGGGGCTATTTGGTCTTTTTCGTTCTGCCTCTTTCCTTATGTATATCTCATTACTCGCACGGCATTCTTAGAGCGCAGTGGTCGATTAATTGAGGTTTCAGAAACGCTGGGCTACAGTCCACTTCAAGGTTTTGTGAAATTGGTGCTGCCTATGGCAAGGCCTGCCATCTTTGCAGGTATGGCTCTTGCGCTGATGGAAGTACTGGCTGATTTTGGTGCCGTCTCCTACTTTGGCGTTCAGACTTTTGCAACTGGTATTTTTAAGGCTTGGCTCTCATTTGGAGACCGAGTGGCGGCAGTACAGCTTGCCTTAGGCCTCTTAAGTTTTGTCTTGCTCATTTTCTTCATCGAGCAAAGTAGTCGCTCTAAATTGCGTTATGCCTCTGCAGCTCGGGGTAAGCCACTTGCAAAGTCTCTGCAAGGCAAGAAAGCTTTTTTTGCATTTGCATTTTGTGGCTCTACCCTCTTGTGCGGATTTTTGATACCAGCATTTGCGCTCCTGCAATTACTCTTCAAGCAGGGCCTCACGATCGATATTCGATATCTAGATTGGCTGGGTAATTCTCTATCTGTTTCGATTTTGACAGCACTGATCTCCGTCGCGCTCGCTATATTTTTTGCTTACTCGGTAAGAATGAATGCAAGTTTAAGTTGGGTTAATCGGTTACTAGGCTTTGGTTATGCTTTACCTGGTGCGGTCTTAGCTATTGGCATTCTCTCGTTTTTAGAAATCTTTCAGCTTGCTTGGTGGATGTCTGCCAGTATGTTGGTGCTGATCTATGCCTACCTAGTCCGCTTTCTTTCCTCTAGTTTGCAAAGTGTAGAGGCAGGACTGGCGCGCATCACACCTTCAATGGATGCTTCAGCAGCGCTCTTAGGCCTATCTAAAGCACAGATTTTGAAGCGAGTTCATGTGCCATTACTCAAGCGCAGTCTGATTACCGCGGGCCTCTTTGTCTTTGTCGATGTCATGAAAGAATTGCCTGCAACGCTTTTATTGCGCCCATTTAACTTTGATACCCTAGCTGTCGCAACTTATCAGTTGGCCGCAGACGAGCGTCTTGCTGAATTAGCATTACCCTCCTTAACCATTGTTTTGGTTGGACTTTTTCCAGTTCTGCTACTTTCTAGGGTAATTTCTAAATCCTAA
- a CDS encoding extracellular solute-binding protein — protein sequence MANPLIRKFLGSSGLLLSAFLTLPLQAQEAKELNLYSARHYQTDEALYSDFTKKTGIKINRIEADDNALAERLKSEGANSPADVILMVDAARLWRAQIDGFFKPIQSKYLESRIPANLRSQPEPEGSTWFGFSTRARLVVYNKAKVNPLDVDTYEKLAETVNKGRVCTRSGAHPYMLSLIGAMIERRGEAATEEWAKGMVANMARPPRGGDTDQIKAVASGECGVALTNSYYLVRLLRSTKPEDQAIVSKIGFIWPNQQTSGAHINIAGGGVAKSAPHPQAAKQFLEYLASDSAQEYFANGNNEWPVVKSVKIDNEGIKMLGPFKVENISIAAIGKNQIAAQRLLDRVGYK from the coding sequence ATGGCAAACCCACTAATACGAAAATTCCTAGGCAGCTCTGGATTGTTATTGAGCGCTTTTCTAACCTTGCCTTTGCAGGCTCAAGAAGCGAAAGAACTCAATCTCTACTCGGCGCGTCACTATCAAACTGACGAGGCGCTCTACAGTGACTTCACCAAAAAGACAGGCATCAAGATCAACCGTATTGAAGCAGATGACAATGCTTTAGCTGAAAGACTAAAGAGTGAGGGTGCGAATAGCCCAGCAGATGTGATTTTGATGGTAGATGCAGCGCGATTGTGGCGTGCGCAAATTGATGGCTTCTTCAAACCAATACAGTCAAAGTATTTAGAGAGTCGTATTCCGGCAAACTTGCGATCTCAGCCTGAGCCAGAGGGGTCAACTTGGTTTGGCTTTTCAACCAGGGCTCGTCTCGTGGTCTACAACAAGGCAAAAGTAAATCCCCTTGATGTCGATACTTATGAAAAGTTAGCTGAGACTGTAAACAAGGGCAGAGTCTGCACGCGCTCAGGAGCTCACCCTTACATGCTCTCATTAATTGGCGCCATGATTGAACGTCGTGGCGAGGCTGCCACAGAGGAGTGGGCAAAAGGCATGGTCGCTAATATGGCTCGCCCTCCTAGAGGTGGAGATACGGATCAGATTAAAGCAGTTGCTTCTGGTGAGTGCGGTGTAGCTTTAACAAATTCTTATTATTTGGTCAGGCTTTTACGCTCAACTAAGCCAGAAGACCAGGCCATTGTTTCTAAGATTGGATTTATTTGGCCAAATCAGCAGACGAGTGGTGCGCACATCAATATTGCGGGAGGTGGGGTTGCCAAGAGTGCGCCACATCCACAGGCTGCAAAACAATTTCTGGAATACTTAGCAAGTGACTCTGCGCAAGAGTATTTTGCTAACGGCAATAACGAGTGGCCTGTAGTGAAGTCAGTCAAAATTGACAATGAAGGCATCAAAATGCTCGGCCCATTTAAAGTAGAAAATATTTCTATTGCGGCGATCGGCAAGAATCAAATCGCTGCTCAACGCTTACTTGATCGTGTTGGGTATAAGTAA
- a CDS encoding AsmA family protein, producing MSKLVKITISTLGGVIILIVIGVWYAASTVDPVQLTKLLSASVKTATGRDLKIAGPVSLSFFPGISVSAEGLSLSNASWASDSDMLTLKRIDLNIKTLPLLSKRIEIGNVKLAGLELFLQKNGTGKANWDFSADVSGDMSGTKNNTESPSVSDDLISMDSVSITDTQIQYQDPSNAISSYQIQRLSLADSGDKTTVYLNMRLQEQALELSGKTGSFSRLFKQWNVSSTQFPVDLNLTMNGKSMMIQGEVSKNRNSLPAINLTMNSKAFDWPVLGASPKQSSRAFSSNQPAATAHQAQHPQPKYLFSDESIPFDVLSQAKGQIVINIGELGLPKRKPIDNLQASVKLNGHVIDIPNLRFQMDKGSADLQLKLSGLDVANPVLTAKGVTKDFTLENLLARLDPSSKVSGGSMKMAFDVKTSGSSLHQMASNSNGKIQLSINQARMGANFLNDAGDFVVTLLDSMNPLRKKTSETVLECAVAYLPINNGQVAIAKSVGVETDRLNVALVGSINLKTEAINLTIDPQEKSGLTTGLDLTGMVRMGGTLANPKAGINQAGVVNSAVSIGLGFLTGGASILAENARSMTSKSHPCRDALHPWSDIYPGAE from the coding sequence ATGAGTAAATTAGTCAAAATCACTATTAGCACCCTTGGCGGTGTAATCATCCTTATTGTTATAGGAGTATGGTACGCAGCCTCAACGGTAGATCCAGTGCAATTGACCAAATTACTCTCTGCCTCTGTAAAAACTGCTACCGGTAGAGATCTAAAAATTGCTGGACCAGTGAGCTTAAGTTTTTTTCCGGGGATTTCTGTTTCCGCAGAGGGTTTAAGTCTGAGCAATGCATCTTGGGCATCTGATTCTGACATGCTGACGCTTAAGCGCATTGATCTAAATATTAAAACGCTGCCGCTACTGAGTAAGCGTATTGAGATTGGTAATGTGAAGCTTGCTGGTCTGGAGCTATTTCTTCAAAAAAATGGGACTGGTAAGGCCAATTGGGACTTCAGTGCAGATGTCTCTGGGGACATGTCTGGCACTAAAAATAATACAGAAAGCCCCTCTGTTAGCGATGATTTAATCTCTATGGATAGTGTTTCGATTACGGATACTCAAATTCAGTATCAAGATCCTTCAAACGCGATATCAAGCTACCAAATTCAGCGTCTATCCTTGGCAGATAGCGGTGATAAAACAACCGTCTACCTCAACATGAGGCTTCAAGAGCAAGCTCTTGAGCTCAGCGGAAAAACAGGCTCATTCTCTAGATTATTTAAACAGTGGAATGTTTCCTCAACACAATTTCCAGTCGACCTCAACCTTACCATGAATGGTAAGTCTATGATGATTCAGGGTGAGGTAAGCAAGAATCGGAACTCTTTACCTGCAATCAATTTGACAATGAATTCAAAGGCATTCGACTGGCCTGTCTTGGGAGCATCGCCAAAGCAGTCTTCACGAGCTTTCAGTAGTAATCAGCCAGCAGCAACTGCGCATCAAGCACAACATCCACAGCCCAAATACTTATTTAGCGACGAGAGCATTCCCTTTGATGTGCTATCTCAAGCCAAAGGACAAATCGTAATTAATATTGGCGAATTGGGTTTGCCAAAACGCAAGCCTATTGACAATCTTCAGGCTTCCGTGAAATTGAATGGCCATGTGATTGATATTCCAAATCTGAGGTTTCAGATGGATAAGGGCAGTGCTGATTTACAGCTCAAACTTTCAGGGTTAGATGTGGCAAACCCTGTACTTACTGCCAAAGGGGTGACAAAGGATTTCACGCTGGAAAACTTACTAGCTAGGCTTGACCCGAGCTCCAAGGTGAGTGGGGGCAGTATGAAGATGGCGTTTGATGTGAAAACATCTGGAAGTAGTTTGCATCAAATGGCATCAAATTCAAATGGCAAGATTCAGTTGAGTATCAATCAGGCTCGCATGGGGGCGAATTTCTTAAACGATGCAGGTGATTTCGTAGTGACGCTGTTGGATTCAATGAACCCACTACGTAAAAAAACTAGTGAGACAGTTTTAGAGTGTGCTGTTGCCTACTTACCAATTAACAATGGCCAGGTCGCTATAGCTAAGTCGGTTGGAGTTGAAACGGATAGGTTGAATGTGGCTTTAGTTGGCTCTATCAATCTGAAGACGGAGGCTATTAATCTCACAATTGATCCACAAGAGAAATCAGGCCTCACAACGGGCTTGGATTTAACTGGAATGGTAAGGATGGGTGGGACGCTGGCAAATCCTAAGGCAGGCATTAATCAAGCTGGCGTGGTGAATAGCGCCGTCTCCATTGGACTTGGTTTTTTGACGGGCGGTGCCAGCATTTTGGCTGAGAATGCCAGATCAATGACTTCAAAGAGCCACCCATGCCGTGATGCGCTCCACCCCTGGTCTGATATTTACCCTGGGGCAGAGTAA
- a CDS encoding phage holin family protein encodes MGNLVPFLVQWGLTSLSLWVASYLFSGLRFADGGSLLIAALLLGFANAVVKPLLILFTLPLTVLTMGLFLLVVNALVLMMVSAVVSGFTISSFWTAFFASIFISLFSLFISGILF; translated from the coding sequence ATGGGTAACTTGGTACCATTTTTAGTCCAGTGGGGCTTAACCTCTCTATCCCTCTGGGTTGCCAGCTATCTTTTTAGCGGCTTACGCTTTGCAGATGGTGGTTCACTCTTGATTGCTGCTCTACTGCTTGGATTTGCAAACGCAGTAGTCAAGCCTTTATTAATTCTCTTCACGTTGCCACTGACCGTCCTCACCATGGGATTGTTTCTACTGGTTGTTAATGCCTTAGTGCTGATGATGGTGTCTGCAGTGGTGAGTGGCTTTACGATTTCTAGTTTTTGGACCGCATTTTTTGCCAGCATCTTTATTTCATTATTCAGTCTCTTTATCAGCGGAATACTGTTTTAA
- a CDS encoding SlyX family protein, with protein sequence MTDDRITNLEIKLSFTEDLIDQLNQTIYKQQQQIEFLYRELKSIKEQTSSGDGAGNSSPKEEIPPHY encoded by the coding sequence ATGACCGATGATCGCATCACCAATCTTGAAATCAAGCTTAGCTTTACTGAAGATTTGATTGATCAACTCAATCAAACAATCTACAAGCAGCAGCAACAAATTGAATTTCTGTATCGCGAGCTCAAATCCATCAAGGAGCAGACTAGCAGCGGAGATGGCGCAGGTAACAGCAGCCCAAAAGAGGAAATCCCTCCGCATTATTAA
- a CDS encoding LLM class flavin-dependent oxidoreductase yields the protein MANCVPYSILDISPIPEGFTAADALRNSLDVAQHAEALGYTRYWVAEHHNMTGNASSATAVLVGYIASGTKTILVGSGGVMLPNHAPLVIAEQFGTLASIYPGRIELGLGRAPGSDQMTARALRRDLLGSDDRFPQDVRELQHYFGPLQEGQVVRAIPGMDTEVPIWILGSSLYGAQLAAHFGLPYAFASHFAPEQLLDSMSTYRELFKPSDKLAKPYCAFLMNVVAADTDEEATHLFTTLQQNVIRMRRNTRGQLPPPIENIDDFCEPHEKMTAAQALRCSAVGSLQTIRKEMQYWLDQTGANEIIITGQIFDHQARLKSFEIAAEAAKGLRFSSIA from the coding sequence ATGGCAAATTGCGTACCGTACTCTATTCTAGATATATCTCCGATCCCAGAGGGATTTACTGCTGCAGATGCCTTGCGGAATTCTTTAGATGTTGCCCAGCATGCGGAGGCTTTGGGCTATACCCGTTATTGGGTAGCCGAGCACCACAATATGACGGGTAATGCTAGCTCTGCGACCGCAGTTTTGGTTGGCTATATTGCTAGCGGTACAAAAACAATTCTCGTTGGGTCTGGTGGTGTGATGTTGCCAAATCACGCCCCCTTGGTGATCGCAGAGCAATTCGGTACTTTGGCATCAATCTATCCCGGCAGAATTGAGCTCGGCCTAGGGCGTGCGCCAGGGTCAGATCAAATGACGGCTAGAGCCTTACGGAGAGATTTGCTTGGGAGCGATGACCGTTTCCCGCAGGATGTGCGTGAGCTGCAACATTACTTCGGCCCCCTTCAGGAGGGGCAAGTTGTGAGGGCTATTCCGGGTATGGATACCGAGGTGCCGATTTGGATATTAGGTTCTAGTTTGTACGGCGCGCAACTAGCAGCCCACTTTGGCTTGCCTTATGCATTTGCGTCGCATTTTGCGCCCGAGCAATTATTGGATTCTATGTCCACCTATCGCGAACTATTTAAGCCATCAGATAAGTTAGCCAAACCCTATTGCGCATTTCTGATGAATGTAGTCGCTGCTGATACCGATGAGGAGGCGACCCATCTATTTACTACTTTGCAGCAAAACGTCATTCGCATGCGCCGCAATACCCGCGGGCAGTTACCACCTCCAATAGAAAATATCGATGACTTCTGCGAGCCGCATGAAAAAATGACTGCTGCTCAGGCTTTGCGCTGTTCTGCAGTAGGATCTTTGCAGACCATAAGAAAAGAGATGCAGTATTGGCTCGATCAGACTGGTGCCAATGAAATCATCATCACAGGTCAAATTTTTGACCATCAAGCTCGCCTCAAGTCGTTTGAGATTGCTGCCGAAGCTGCCAAAGGTTTACGCTTTAGTTCTATAGCCTAA